The DNA sequence AGTTCTACATGAATTCAGCGGAATATTTCAGTGGCGAGATGCCGACCCGCCGCCGCTGGTATGAACGGATGGCCCCGTCGCGCTGGCGCGATCGCGCGGACCATATGGCTTGACGGCCTGACGGCTGCGTGATCCCTTCGTGCAGCCTTTCGCGGATTGGCTTGGCGGCCTGCGGTGCGGTAGACAAGGCAGGACTAGTGTTCATCCAAGCAGAATACATTACCTCCCCAGTGTCTCTGTCGCGGCATCCACGATTGGCCGGATGCGGCTCTCTACGTGAACCTCGCGCGTGCGGGATGAAGGTCCGAGAGCGACCGCGAGCAAGGGACGGAAAAGGCATTCTTCCCACCGCTTTCGCACAGCGCCGCTGAACCAGAATGTCATGCGCCAGTTGGCAACGCATCCCATCTCAGTTCGCACTGAAACTGTCCTCAGCACCACTCGAAGGAAGCCCGCGCTGCATCACCGGCTGTTCGATCCCGTCGGCGTGAGCAAGCTCTTGGTTATCGAAGATCATGCCTATGGACGCGGGCGATCAACCAGATGCCGCCTACAACAAGGCTTCAGCTTTCCAGCGGGGGAAGATGGCCGCGCATGCCTCTGCGTTGTGAGGGCGAAGGCAAGAAGCGAGGGCTGATCACGCCCGGCCCGATCAGTGCGGGACTGACGGCCAGGAAGACGAACAGGAACCAGCATCGCCCATAGACGTGCGGCATGCCCATCACCGCGTTGGCGAAGGTTACGAGCGTCGTGACGATCGTCAGCAGCACCAGCTTCCCATATCGGGCTCGATATCCCACGATGCCCGCCAATATCGGAACGGTCATCAGCACCAGATAGCCGAGCAAAGACAGGCCGCCACCTTCATTCAACAGCAGCAGATAAAGGTTATGGACAGGAAGGCCATAGCGGCTTTCCTGCCGATACTGATCCGCGCCAAGGCCGATGATGAGATTCTTGTCGGCCATCTCCAGCGCTTCCCTGTTCAGTTCCTGCCGGGACTCGAACGTGCCCGCGGTCGAAAGATCGCCCGAGTTCAGGGCGGAAAGGACCCTGGTCTGGAATGTCGCGGGAAGATAACTCTGCCCGAACGCGAGTACGGCAGCGCCCAGCGATGCGACGATGATCAGGGTTTTGAAATTCCGTCTGCCGCCGAAGAAAATCAGCGCGGCGGCGATCATGCTGTAAAGCCCGGTGTTGGAACTGGTCAGGATCACGCCCGTGATGAGAATGGCGAGGCAGGGCAGCGCAGTCATCGGCCGCATCTGTTTGGACAGGAGCATCAGCCAGACGAGCGTCATCGCCATGACCGTCAGCACGCCCATGCCATTGGGGTTGCCCGCAAAACCCTGTAGCCGCTTGTTGCCCGTGACGAGGGCCATCTGTTCCCTGTCGGTGCTGTAATAGCCGGCCGAGTAGACCATCGCCCCCAGCGCGCACATGACCACCATGCCCCAGATCCCGCATTTTATGAGGCGGACCACTTCTTCCTCCGGCCGACGCAGCAAGACGAGCGGCACGAGCAGATAGGCGAAGGAATATTGCGTGACCAACACCAGGCATCGGGTCATATCGCCTTTGAAAACGCTCCCTATGAAAAGGCCGCCACTGAGCATCAGCAGCCCCAGCACCCAGAGCCAGGTCAGACTGGCGAAGGGCGACGCCACCCTACCTGTCGCCACACGCAGGAAGAAGGCGCCTGCGAACATCACGTCGCTTATGGTTATATAAAGGCTTGGATGGCGGAAGGCATTATAAGGCGCGAAAAACACCGCGCCTTGCAGCAGGACGAATTCCCATCTGTGGAGTTCGTCCGTCCAGAATTGCGTTCGTTCCTGGGCGGGGCTGGCACGAC is a window from the Sphingobium sp. Cam5-1 genome containing:
- a CDS encoding O-antigen ligase family protein, with the protein product MQTSQYQASHYPLPGGRRASPAQERTQFWTDELHRWEFVLLQGAVFFAPYNAFRHPSLYITISDVMFAGAFFLRVATGRVASPFASLTWLWVLGLLMLSGGLFIGSVFKGDMTRCLVLVTQYSFAYLLVPLVLLRRPEEEVVRLIKCGIWGMVVMCALGAMVYSAGYYSTDREQMALVTGNKRLQGFAGNPNGMGVLTVMAMTLVWLMLLSKQMRPMTALPCLAILITGVILTSSNTGLYSMIAAALIFFGGRRNFKTLIIVASLGAAVLAFGQSYLPATFQTRVLSALNSGDLSTAGTFESRQELNREALEMADKNLIIGLGADQYRQESRYGLPVHNLYLLLLNEGGGLSLLGYLVLMTVPILAGIVGYRARYGKLVLLTIVTTLVTFANAVMGMPHVYGRCWFLFVFLAVSPALIGPGVISPRFLPSPSQRRGMRGHLPPLES